The proteins below are encoded in one region of Flavobacterium nackdongense:
- a CDS encoding NADH-quinone oxidoreductase subunit J family protein — translation MIQIPDIANATAIQIMFCVLSVITLATAFLTIYSKKPMHNAIYLVICFTSISGHYLLLNAQFLAFVNLIVYIGAIMILMLFTIMLMNLNKENEVFKPRVTRLGAIVLFCLMCLVLIAIFMNSKPIADDSYEVTGEDYQSIQVLGKLLLNEYMVPFEFASVLLLVAMIGAVLLSKREKLEK, via the coding sequence ATGATACAGATTCCAGATATAGCAAACGCAACCGCCATACAAATTATGTTTTGTGTGTTGTCTGTTATTACATTGGCAACGGCATTTTTGACTATTTACAGCAAAAAACCAATGCACAACGCTATCTATTTAGTCATTTGTTTCACCTCGATTTCAGGACATTATCTGTTACTAAATGCACAATTTTTGGCCTTTGTAAACTTGATTGTTTATATTGGCGCAATTATGATTTTGATGTTGTTCACCATCATGTTGATGAATTTGAACAAAGAAAATGAGGTGTTCAAGCCTAGGGTAACTCGACTTGGCGCTATTGTTTTGTTCTGTTTGATGTGCTTGGTTTTGATTGCCATTTTTATGAATTCGAAACCTATTGCGGATGACAGCTATGAAGTGACTGGCGAAGATTATCAATCGATACAAGTGTTAGGCAAATTATTGCTTAACGAATATATGGTGCCGTTTGAATTTGCTTCTGTACTGCTTTTGGTAGCGATGATTGGTGCGGTTCTATTGTCTAAAAGAGAAAAATTAGAAAAATAA
- the nuoK gene encoding NADH-quinone oxidoreductase subunit NuoK, whose product MDNILNQVGIENYIFLTVILFCIGVFGVLYRRNAIVVFMSIEIMLNAINLLFAAFSTYHQDAQGQIFVFFSMAVAAAEVAVGLAILVSIFRNMSTIDVGKLKNLKG is encoded by the coding sequence ATGGATAATATTTTAAACCAAGTTGGTATTGAAAATTATATCTTCCTGACCGTTATACTTTTTTGTATTGGTGTTTTTGGAGTGTTGTACAGACGAAATGCAATTGTTGTTTTTATGTCTATTGAAATTATGTTGAATGCCATAAACCTTTTGTTCGCGGCCTTTTCAACTTATCATCAAGATGCACAAGGACAAATTTTTGTGTTTTTCTCGATGGCGGTTGCTGCTGCCGAGGTTGCAGTTGGATTGGCGATTTTAGTATCCATCTTTAGAAATATGAGCACTATTGATGTTGGAAAATTAAAAAATTTAAAAGGATAA
- the nuoL gene encoding NADH-quinone oxidoreductase subunit L, with protein sequence MNTNLVLVLLLAPFLGFLFNVFLGKNAGKSIVGIVGTLSVAISFAVTLYLFDSAGQEPIVIDLFDWISVQSFDINFGFLIDPLSLIWLLFVTGIGSLIHLYSISYMHDDEKMHSFFAYLNLFIFFMITLVIGSNLLVMFIGWEGVGLCSYLLIGFWYKNQDYNDAAKKAFIMNRIGDLGFLIGIFIVGTMFNTLDFTTLKTAITSAADINDLWIALAALALFIGATGKSAQLPLYTWLPDAMAGPTPVSALIHAATMVTAGIFMLTRLNFLFDMAPSVQNIIAIVGATTALVAATIALVQNDIKKVLAYSTVSQLGLMFLALGLGAYEVAVFHVITHAFFKACLFLGSGSVIHGLHGEQDMRKMGGLKTAMPITFWTMLIASLAISGIFPLAGFWSKDEILMTAFHASPTLWVVGSIASIMTAFYMFRLIYLTFFNSCRGTEEQKHHLHESPSLITVPLIILAILSFFGGIISLPGHSWLNEFLAPIFSKGSHEAHTLGSTEYMLMAIATVGALIGIGIAYKKYLKDNTIPSEDTEITGFAKVLYNKYYVDEVYDAVFVKPINALSYFFREYVEKTLSAIVFGLGKATYELAGHGRKVNNGSIGFFLFAFVIGIIAILTYLFL encoded by the coding sequence ATGAATACAAATTTAGTTTTAGTCTTACTATTAGCTCCTTTTTTAGGGTTTTTATTTAATGTTTTTCTGGGTAAAAATGCCGGCAAAAGCATCGTGGGAATCGTAGGAACGCTTTCGGTTGCGATTTCCTTTGCGGTTACTTTATATTTATTCGATAGCGCAGGTCAAGAACCGATTGTTATCGATTTATTTGATTGGATTTCGGTTCAAAGTTTCGATATCAATTTCGGTTTTCTGATTGATCCTTTGTCATTGATATGGTTGTTGTTTGTAACAGGAATTGGGTCGTTAATTCACCTATACTCTATCAGTTATATGCACGATGACGAAAAAATGCATTCGTTTTTCGCCTATTTGAACCTCTTTATTTTCTTTATGATTACTTTGGTTATTGGAAGTAATTTATTGGTAATGTTCATTGGTTGGGAAGGCGTTGGTCTTTGCTCCTACTTATTGATTGGATTTTGGTATAAAAACCAAGACTACAATGATGCCGCTAAAAAGGCTTTCATTATGAATAGAATTGGTGATTTAGGGTTTTTGATTGGAATTTTTATTGTTGGGACTATGTTTAACACTTTAGATTTTACAACTTTAAAAACGGCGATCACCTCAGCAGCTGACATCAATGATTTGTGGATTGCATTGGCAGCATTAGCTTTATTTATTGGAGCGACTGGTAAATCGGCACAACTTCCTTTATATACGTGGTTGCCTGATGCGATGGCTGGACCGACTCCCGTTTCGGCATTGATTCACGCTGCCACAATGGTTACTGCAGGTATCTTTATGCTAACTCGATTGAACTTCTTGTTCGATATGGCGCCAAGTGTACAAAACATTATCGCAATTGTCGGAGCAACAACAGCATTAGTTGCCGCAACGATTGCATTGGTTCAAAACGATATCAAGAAAGTTTTGGCTTATTCTACGGTTTCGCAATTGGGTTTAATGTTCTTGGCATTAGGATTGGGCGCTTATGAAGTAGCTGTCTTCCACGTAATCACACACGCTTTCTTCAAAGCTTGTTTGTTCTTGGGTTCCGGTTCAGTAATTCACGGACTGCACGGTGAACAAGATATGCGCAAAATGGGTGGTTTGAAAACAGCGATGCCCATCACTTTTTGGACGATGCTTATCGCTTCACTGGCGATTTCCGGTATCTTTCCTTTGGCCGGTTTCTGGTCTAAAGACGAAATTTTGATGACCGCTTTTCACGCTAGTCCAACTTTATGGGTTGTAGGTTCGATTGCATCGATAATGACTGCTTTTTATATGTTCAGATTGATTTATCTAACGTTCTTCAACTCGTGTAGAGGAACTGAGGAACAAAAACACCATTTACACGAAAGTCCAAGTTTGATTACTGTACCATTAATTATTTTGGCTATTTTATCTTTCTTTGGAGGAATCATTAGTTTGCCAGGCCACAGCTGGTTGAACGAATTTTTGGCTCCAATCTTTTCGAAAGGGTCCCACGAAGCCCATACTTTAGGTTCTACAGAGTATATGTTGATGGCGATTGCTACCGTTGGCGCGTTAATCGGGATTGGAATTGCTTACAAAAAATACCTGAAAGATAATACTATTCCAAGTGAAGATACTGAAATCACCGGTTTTGCGAAAGTTTTATACAACAAATATTATGTTGATGAAGTTTACGATGCTGTTTTTGTAAAACCAATCAATGCATTATCTTATTTCTTTAGAGAATATGTTGAAAAAACACTTTCGGCCATTGTTTTTGGATTGGGTAAAGCGACTTATGAATTAGCTGGACACGGCAGAAAAGTAAACAATGGAAGTATTGGTTTCTTTTTGTTTGCATTTGTCATAGGCATTATAGCCATATTAACTTATTTATTTTTATAA